One window from the genome of Myripristis murdjan chromosome 6, fMyrMur1.1, whole genome shotgun sequence encodes:
- the rxfp3.3b gene encoding relaxin-3 receptor 1, protein MRPAVLRSALAPERMEDLLNTTSSWNRSASGQNRFDSLDDIDFPADGSATLRILISIVYSVVCAAGLVGNLLVFFLMKVRRGRKKRSSINLFILNLAVTDFQFVLTLPFWAVDTALDFSWPFGDAMCKIILSVTVMNMYASVFFLTAMSVTRYWSVASALKDRTRRRVCPVRWVIAGLWVSATVASAPTAIFSTVRSVAGEKLCLLGFPDGQSWLALYHLQKILVAFVFPMLIVSVCYLLLLRFVRLRSMNNNQVKRRSKVTRSVTIVVLSFFLCWMPNHAITFWGVLVKFNVVNWDKSYYMVHTYVFPVTVCLAHTNSCLNPVLYCLMRREFRKMMKDLFWRISSPGGTNTCHLRPFSGTVRADPDDTQIVIPLNNVETENYRLSVLNDQCDTDAQPQR, encoded by the coding sequence ATGCGCCCGGCGGTGCTCCGCTCTGCTTTGGCACCGGAGAGGATGGAGGACCTGCTGAACACCACCTCCTCCTGGAACCGGTCCGCTTCGGGTCAGAACCGGTTCGACAGCCTGGACGACATCGACTTTCCGGCGGACGGCTCCGCGACCCTGCGCATCCTCATCTCCATCGTCTACTCGGTGGTGTGCGCCGCCGGGCTGGTCGGCAACCTGCTGGTCTTCTTCCTGATGAAGGTCCGCCGcgggaggaagaagaggtccAGTATCAACCTGTTCATCCTCAACTTAGCGGTGACGGACTTCCAGTTCGTCCTGACGCTGCCGTTCTGGGCGGTGGACACGGCGCTGGACTTCAGCTGGCCGTTTGGAGACGCCATGTGCAAGATCATCCTCTCCGTCACTGTGATGAACATGTACGCCAGCGTGTTCTTCCTCACCGCCATGAGCGTCACCCGCTACTGGTCGGTAGCCTCGGCGCTGAAGGACCGGACCAGGCGGCGGGTCTGCCCGGTGAGGTGGGTGATCGCCGGGCTCTGGGTCTCCGCCACCGTGGCCTCTGCGCCCACTGCCATCTTCTCCACGGTGAGGAGCGTGGCCGGGGAGAAGCTGTGCCTGCTGGGCTTCCCGGACGGCCAGTCGTGGCTGGCGCTGTACCACCTGCAGAAGATCCTGGTGGCCTTCGTGTTCCCCATGCTGATCGTGTCCGTGTgttacctgctgctgctgcgcttCGTGCGCCTGCGGAGCATGAACAACAACCAGGTGAAGCGGAGATCCAAGGTGACCCGCTCGGTCACCATCGTGgttctctccttcttcttgtgCTGGATGCCCAACCACGCCATCACCTTCTGGGGCGTGCTGGTCAAATTCAACGTGGTGAACTGGGATAAGTCCTACTACATGGTGCACACGTACGTTTTCCCAGTGACCGTGTGCCTGGCGCACACCAACAGCTGCCTGAACCCGGTGCTGTACTGCCTGATGCGCAGAGAGTTCCGGAAAATGATGAAGGATCTGTTCTGGAGGATTTCCTCGCCAGGCGGGACCAACACGTGTCACCTGCGGCCGTTCTCCGGGACGGTGAGAGCGGACCCGGACGACACGCAGATCGTCATTCCTCTGAATAACGTGGAAACGGAGAATTACCGTCTGTCCGTTTTAAATGACCAGTGCGACACAGACGCTCAGCCGCAGAGGTGA